One segment of Penaeus vannamei isolate JL-2024 chromosome 3, ASM4276789v1, whole genome shotgun sequence DNA contains the following:
- the LOC138859981 gene encoding uncharacterized protein, whose amino-acid sequence MSPNGVDHDPRLTSTLIRPTPTPIPINAASDPDRRRSRPTPIPTDADPDRRRSRPTPITTVADSYPTDADHDTDQPRVLPIPTNHASDPDRLRPRPTPTPNDSDPDRRRSRPTPIPTDADHDRRRLLSDRRRSRYRPTTRPSDPDQPRVRPRPTPTPTDADPDRLRPRPTPTPTDSDPDRRRLRYRPTVASDPDRPTPNPIDTSVHQL is encoded by the coding sequence ATGAGTCCGAACGGGGTTGATCACGATCCCCGACTGACGTCGACTCTTATCCGACCGACGCCGACTCCGATCCCGATTAACGCCGCTTCCGATCCCGACCGACGCCGATCCCGACCGACGCCGATCCCGACCGACGCCGATCCCGACCGACGCCGATCCCGACCGACGCCGATCACGACCGTCGCCGACTCTTATCCGACCGACGCCGATCACGATACCGACCAACCACGCGTCCTTCCGATCCCGACCAACCACGCGTCCGACCCCGACCGACTCCGACCCCGACCGACGCCGACCCCGAACGACTCCGACCCCGACCGACGCCGATCACGACCGACGCCGATCCCGACCGACGCCGATCACGACCGTCGCCGACTCTTATCCGACCGACGCCGATCACGATACCGACCAACCACGCGTCCTTCCGATCCCGACCAACCACGCGTCCGACCCCGACCGACTCCGACCCCGACCGACGCCGACCCCGACCGACTCCGACCCCGACCGACGCCGACCCCGACCGACTCCGACCCCGACCGACGCCGACTCCGATACCGACCAACCGTAGCTTCCGACCCCGACcgaccaacccccaaccccatcgACACCAGTGTACATCAATTATAA